Proteins encoded in a region of the Zea mays cultivar B73 chromosome 2, Zm-B73-REFERENCE-NAM-5.0, whole genome shotgun sequence genome:
- the LOC103647983 gene encoding uncharacterized protein isoform X1 gives MASHSPFMFHLYIKARSVPILSAIKNRYYKVTDGALRACGEVVRVLCPILEVILYSMSCGHEVPCCLIFIFFNFVVQTTSVVFRPYNSMWSITTCFGIDFKKTKNKCINMRKKLKKRILGVEESASQQEIEKVYHKLALRLHPDTNPGNEPKRSFSGCRRLYPFLEIQRKELYMMRLTSVMTIQSSGVLPNNVQKAAFLFFYIKPTENDKKLRKFFPEEKGPISNIDPIEVEAAELSACLFSHIGSSASNLVSVSRRSIMVHMEAVGTSPRDGQFEDPMSAAEEAAFCNPVSAAEEVAFCNAFTRVLKPKMEE, from the exons ATGGCTTCACATTCGCCATTTATGTTTCATCTATACATTAAG GCACGTTCTGTTCCTATACTGTCTGCTATCAAAAATAGATATTATAAGGTTACTGATGGGGCTTTGCGGGCGTGCGGAGAGGTAGTCCGTGTCCTTTGCCCAATTCTCGAGGTCATATTGTATTCCATGTCTTGCGGACATGAAGTACCCTGTTGTctgatttttattttttttaattttgtGGTGCAGACAACCTCGGTTGTTTTTAGACCATACAACTCTATGTGGTCGATTACAACATGCTTTGGGATTGATTTcaaaaaaacaaaaaacaaatgCATAAATATGAGAAAGAAGCTAAAGAAAAG GATTCTGGGAGTTGAGGAGAGTGCTTCACAACAAGAGATAGAGAAGGTGTATCACAAATTGGCTCTGCGCCTCCACCCGGATACGAATCCTGGGAACGAG CCAAAGAGAAGTTTCAGCGGTTGCAGAAGGTTATATCCATTCTTGGAGATACAGAGAAAAGAGCTTTATATGATGAGACTGACATCAGTGATGACCAT ACAATCTTCAGGAGTACTTCCGAACAATGTACAAAAAG cggcatttctatttttctacatCAAACCGACTGAGAATGATAAGAAGTTGAGGAAGTTTTTTCCAGAAGAAAAAGGGCCTATTTCAAATATTGATCCTATTG AGGTAGAAGCAGCAGAATTGAGTGCTTGCCTGTTCAGTCATATTGGTTCAAGCGCATCTAATTTGGTCTCGGTCTCGAGGAGGAGTATAATG GTTCATATGGAGGCTGTTGGAACATCACCGAGGGATGGACAGTTCGAGGATCCCATGTCTGCGGCAGAAGAGGCCGCGTTCTGCAATCCCGTGTCTGCGGCAGAAGAGGTCGCGTTTTGCAATGCGTTCACTAGAGTTCTAAAACCAAAAATGGAAGAATAG
- the LOC103647983 gene encoding uncharacterized protein isoform X2: MASHSPFMFHLYIKARSVPILSAIKNRYYKVTDGALRACGETTSVVFRPYNSMWSITTCFGIDFKKTKNKCINMRKKLKKRILGVEESASQQEIEKVYHKLALRLHPDTNPGNEPKRSFSGCRRLYPFLEIQRKELYMMRLTSVMTIQSSGVLPNNVQKAAFLFFYIKPTENDKKLRKFFPEEKGPISNIDPIEVEAAELSACLFSHIGSSASNLVSVSRRSIMVHMEAVGTSPRDGQFEDPMSAAEEAAFCNPVSAAEEVAFCNAFTRVLKPKMEE, from the exons ATGGCTTCACATTCGCCATTTATGTTTCATCTATACATTAAG GCACGTTCTGTTCCTATACTGTCTGCTATCAAAAATAGATATTATAAGGTTACTGATGGGGCTTTGCGGGCGTGCGGAGAG ACAACCTCGGTTGTTTTTAGACCATACAACTCTATGTGGTCGATTACAACATGCTTTGGGATTGATTTcaaaaaaacaaaaaacaaatgCATAAATATGAGAAAGAAGCTAAAGAAAAG GATTCTGGGAGTTGAGGAGAGTGCTTCACAACAAGAGATAGAGAAGGTGTATCACAAATTGGCTCTGCGCCTCCACCCGGATACGAATCCTGGGAACGAG CCAAAGAGAAGTTTCAGCGGTTGCAGAAGGTTATATCCATTCTTGGAGATACAGAGAAAAGAGCTTTATATGATGAGACTGACATCAGTGATGACCAT ACAATCTTCAGGAGTACTTCCGAACAATGTACAAAAAG cggcatttctatttttctacatCAAACCGACTGAGAATGATAAGAAGTTGAGGAAGTTTTTTCCAGAAGAAAAAGGGCCTATTTCAAATATTGATCCTATTG AGGTAGAAGCAGCAGAATTGAGTGCTTGCCTGTTCAGTCATATTGGTTCAAGCGCATCTAATTTGGTCTCGGTCTCGAGGAGGAGTATAATG GTTCATATGGAGGCTGTTGGAACATCACCGAGGGATGGACAGTTCGAGGATCCCATGTCTGCGGCAGAAGAGGCCGCGTTCTGCAATCCCGTGTCTGCGGCAGAAGAGGTCGCGTTTTGCAATGCGTTCACTAGAGTTCTAAAACCAAAAATGGAAGAATAG